The Primulina eburnea isolate SZY01 chromosome 13, ASM2296580v1, whole genome shotgun sequence genome includes a region encoding these proteins:
- the LOC140809463 gene encoding NDR1/HIN1-like protein 10, which yields MAPPQQQQQQQQPQPVGRPQHSWLMRCIALTALGLIILTILVVIIIWVSVQPRRLKYSMEHGSISAYNLTNDVLNANFHFVLRANNPNKRVSLYYDRIDVSVLYEDQILSVGGFAPFYQPRRNVTHLDLHLAAKNQKVYGAVARDLKVDRASGDADLDVKIRAKIRFKIGVFKIHRKLKVLCESLRVPFTSSKGFQRVQCDVDVD from the coding sequence ATGGCACCGccacagcagcagcagcagcagcagcagccgcAGCCGGTGGGGCGACCACAACATTCTTGGCTAATGCGATGCATCGCTCTTACCGCTCTAGGCTTGATTATTTTAACTATTCTAGTTGTCATCATCATCTGGGTATCTGTCCAGCCAAGAAGATTGAAATATTCGATGGAGCACGGCTCCATCAGTGCCTACAACCTGACAAACGACGTCCTAAACGCAAACTTCCACTTCGTGCTCCGAGCGAACAATCCTAACAAAAGGGTCTCCTTGTATTACGACAGGATCGACGTTTCGGTGTTGTACGAGGATCAGATTCTGTCGGTCGGTGGTTTTGCTCCGTTTTATCAACCAAGGAGAAATGTGACGCATTTGGACTTGCATTTGGCTGCTAAGAATCAGAAGGTTTATGGGGCCGTGGCCCGGGATTTGAAAGTGGATCGGGCCTCTGGCGATGCGGACTTGGATGTGAAAATCAGGGCTAAAATAAGATTCAAGATTGGGGTTTTCAAGATTCATCGCAAGCTTAAGGTTCTTTGTGAATCCTTGAGGGTTCCGTTTACCAGTTCCAAGGGGTTTCAGAGGGTTCAGTGTGACGTGGATGTGGATTAA
- the LOC140809781 gene encoding uncharacterized protein — MDSAKVATISANLSSVPILNGTNFKDWKENILIVLGCMDLDLAIRTEQPAALTDSSSSEQRSICERWDRSNRMSLMIIKRGIPEAFRGAVSDSVTKAKDYLDEIEKRFAKSDKAETSTILKSLISMKYKGKGNIREYIMEMSHLASQLKALNLELSEDMLVHLVLISLPNQFSQFKISYNCQKEKWSLNELISYCVQEEERLKQDKTESAHYASTSKDKDKKRMNEAVKGPYAKKQKQDKDKKGCFFCDKDDHVKKDCPKYHAWRAKKGLPELPKAK, encoded by the exons ATGGATTCCG CAAAAGTTGCTACTATATCTGCTAATCTAAGTTCAGTGCCGATCCTTAATGGGACAAATTTTAAGGATTGGAAAGAGAACATTCTTATTGTTCTTGGCTGCATGGATCTAGATCTTGCGATCAGGACAGAGCAACCTGCCGCTCTTACGGATTCTAGTTCCTCTGAACAGAGGTCTATATGTGAGAGGTGGGATCGCTCTAACCGCATGAGTCTTATGATCATCAAACGCGGCATACCTGAGGCTTTTAGAGGTGCGGTGTCCGACAGTGTCACCAAAGCTAAGGATTATCTCGATGAGATTGAGAAGCGCTTTGCCAAAAGCGATAAGGCGGAAACAAGCACGATTCTGAAGAGCTTGATTTCCATGAAATATAAAGGCAAGGGAAATATCCGAGAATATATTATGGAAATGTCTCACCTTGCATCGCAGTTGAAGGCACTTAATCTTGAATTGTCGGAAGACATGCTTGTTCATTTAGTGCTGATTTCTCTTCCAAATCAATTTAGTCAGTTCAAGATCAGTTATAACTGTCAAAAGGAGAAATGGTCTCTTAATGAGCTCATTTCTTATTGTGTTCAAGAGGAAGAGAGATTGAAGCAAGACAAGACTGAAAGTGCACATTATGCAAGTACCTCTAAAGATAAGGACAAGAAAAGAATGAATGAGGCTGTTAAAGGTCCATATGCAAAGAAACAAAAGCAAGATAAGGACAAGAAAGGTTGTTTCTTCTGTGATAAGGATGATCATGTCAAGAAAGATTGTCCTAAGTACCATGCATGGCGTGCAAAGAAAG GGTTGCCTGAGCTGCCGAAAGCCAAATGA
- the LOC140808964 gene encoding uncharacterized protein has translation MAFSVTQKMAVAGLHNVSAFGPLFVESQSSGSSLWEEPQIRPSTRASSLLQMWRELEDEHVVSPSNRQRHRRSNGSDSDCTSIVASVAQGSDNGDDTSESADESENHGRILTRSETNLEDSDSIISGQSSDLGDIERERVRQVFREWMNNGAKGHSPDGFPLNNNTGEQCLGENVRERVRIIKEWVQTVARHGNNNGSLGDEVAEVDSQIEQSQDGHGITRPEIGARRPVQRLCGRQTLLDLLLRAQSERNRELQDLSEQRPVSDFAHRNRIQALLRGRFLRNEILITDKRPSSMAATELGLLRQRSTVSDLRDGFLSKLHNSTSILGNSAEASSSLSDETNCEAESTCIRGVTPETHTASVSEIDADENRSQHEFASRVTEVEDSALDHDGNAEVSLGIESSRGAEQPTFDSEASEHSSRFGQSDAVVNNEPSLEYVEINYSGPLEVLHEHYEPSDESRVHGVAGDTADMEGNTNEAFDRQDALTLEEEAQDSEIGIDNNSWHQLTGVAFTEWTDASRVDTTGNQWLRETSYDGQDQIQGAREFWPNHNFQEAVDSWLDVPTGEVSGSVGSMDTFYFPADDNVQSMELRELFSWRRVSSLLRSGFRESLDQVLQYHVERQGHASGDWEPDTTSSPALIEPDQEQLNGEQTLAPSDGSEINEFDRSSIHITTSQPLWDEVLPGANWPHITSNQHMGTEWDVINELRIDMATLQQRMNNMQSMLEACMELQIQLQRSVHQEVSAALNQSIVSRGADSWESNFLHHESKWDFVRKGICCLCCDSNIDSLLYRCGHMCTCSKCAEDLVQGSGKCPMCEAPIVEVVRAYLIH, from the exons ATGGCTT TCAGTGTAACTCAAAAAATGGCTGTTGCGGGATTGCACAATGTATCCGCTTTTGGCCCTTTATTTGTGGAGTCCCAGTCTTCAGGGTCGAGCCTCTGGGAGGAACCGCAAATTAGGCCCAGTACTAGGGCATCCTCACTATTACAAATGTGGCGGGAGCTTGAGGATGAGCATGTGGTGAGTCCTTCCAATAGACAAAGGCACCGGAGAAGCAATGGTTCAGATTCCGACTGCACAAGTATTGTAGCTTCTGTTGCACAAGGGAGTGATAATGGGGATGATACCTCTGAATCTGCTGATGAGAGTGAGAATCATGGGAGGATATTGACACGTTCAGAGACGAATCTTGAAGATAGCGACAGTATTATATCAGGACAATCTAGTGATTTGGGAGATATAGAACGTGAAAGAGTGAGGCAAGTTTTTCGGGAATGGATGAACAATGGTGCTAAGGGTCATTCACCTGATGGATTTCCTTTGAACaataatacaggagaacaatgCCTCGGTGAGAATGTTCGTGAAAGAGTTAGAATCATCAAGGAATGGGTGCAAACCGTTGCTCGGCATGGAAACAATAATGGATCTCTTGGAGATGAAGTTGCTGAAGTTGATTCTCAAATTGAGCAGTCGCAGGATGGACACGGGATTACTCGTCCTGAGATTGGTGCCCGTAGGCCTGTTCAAAGATTGTGCGGTAGACAGACTCTTCTTGATCTTCTTCTGAGGGCTCAGAGCGAAAGGAATAGAGAACTTCAGGATTTATCTGAACAGAGGCCGGTGTCAGATTTTGCCCACCGCAATCGCATTCAG GCATTACTAAGAGGTAGGTTTTTAAGAAATGAAATATTGATCACAGATAAGAGACCTTCTTCCATGGCTGCAACTGAACTGGGTTTGCTAAGGCAAAGAAGCACAGTTTCTGATCTCAG GGACGGATTCCTCTCCAAATTGCACAATTCAACTTCCATTCTGGGGAACAGTGCTGAGGCTAGTTCCTCTTTAAGTGATGAAACTAACTGTGAGGCGGAGTCTACATGCATCAGAGGGGTGACTCCTGAGACTCACACAGCATCTGTATCGGAAATAGATGCAGATGAAAACAGAAGTCAGCATGAATTTGCATCAAGAGTAACTGAAGTAGAGGATTCAGCTCTGGATCATGATGGAAATGCAGAAGTGTCTCTGGGCATAGAAAGTTCTCGTGGTGCTGAGCAGCCGACATTTGACAGTGAGGCAAGTGAGCATAGTAGCCGTTTTGGCCAGAGCGATGCCGTTGTCAATAATGAACCGTCACTCGAATATGTTGAAATAAATTACAGTGGACCCCTTGAAGTTTTGCATGAACATTATGAACCAAGTGATGAAAGTCGTGTTCATGGAGTGGCTGGTGACACTGCTGATATGGAAGGGAACACTAATGAAGCATTTGATAGACAAGATGCTttaactctagaggaagaagcTCAAGACTCGGAAATCGGGATCGATAACAACTCATGGCACCAGCTAACGGGTGTTGCATTTACAGAATGGACAGATGCTAGCAGGGTAGATACAACTGGTAATCAATGGCTTCGGGAAACGTCTTATGATGGGCAAGATCAAATACAAGGGGCGCGTGAATTCTGGccaaatcacaattttcaagaaGCTGTGGATAGTTGGCTGGATGTGCCGACAGGAGAGGTCAGTGGATCTGTTGGAAGCATGGACACATTTTATTTCCCTGCTGACGATAATGTTCAAAGCATGGAGCTTAGGGAGCTTTTCAGCTG GAGACGAGTCTCTAGCCTTCTCCGAAGTGGTTTCCGTGAGAGCTTAGACCAGGTGCTACAATACCATGTGGAAAGGCAAGGTCATGCTTCTGGTGATTGGGAACCGGACACCACGTCTTCTCCTGCCTTGATTGAGCCAGACCAGGAACAGCTAAATGGGGAGCAAACTTTGGCTCCATCTGATGGCTCTGAAATTAACGAATTTGATCGCTCATCAATTCATATCACCACATCCCAGCCCCTTTGGGATGAGGTGTTACCGGGTGCAAATTGGCCGCACATCACCTCGAATCAGCATATGGGAACT GAGTGGGACGTGATCAACGAATTGAGGATTGATATGGCTACGCTTCAGCAAAGGATGAATAACATGCAGAGTATGCTGGAAGCATGCATGGAGTTGCAAATACAGTTGCAGCGTAGTGTTCATCAAGAGGTTTCTGCAGCGTTAAATCAGTCAATCGTCTCGAGAG GGGCAGATTCATGGGAGAGCAACTTTTTACACCACGAATCTAAATGGGATTTTGTAAGAAAAGGAATTTGCTGCCTGTGTTGTGATAGCAACATTGATTCCTTACTATATAG atgTGGACACATGTGCACCTGTTCCAAATGT